From the Burkholderia glumae LMG 2196 = ATCC 33617 genome, one window contains:
- a CDS encoding DNA-methyltransferase, translating to MQHTLSADLINRVHQADALSVMRALPDACVDLVFTDPPYSSGGTTSASRSQAPSSKYIGGDVKTVYPEFQHDSKDQRSWTFWCMTWLAEAYRVCRNEAHLACFVDWRQLPSLTDAIQAAGFTWRGVAVWDKTSGRTRPRMGGFAQQTEFLVWATKGAVRRADVYLPGVFSERLAHPKRHMTEKPAQLARDVVRLAPAGGVILDPFAGSGTFLAAAKEAGLNWIGCELEPSYHQVATARLAELDTLPVAA from the coding sequence ATGCAACACACTCTCTCCGCTGATCTGATCAACCGCGTGCACCAGGCCGACGCCCTGAGCGTCATGCGCGCGCTGCCCGATGCGTGCGTCGACCTGGTCTTTACCGACCCGCCCTACTCGTCCGGCGGCACGACGAGCGCATCGCGCAGCCAGGCGCCGTCGAGCAAGTACATCGGCGGCGACGTGAAGACCGTCTATCCTGAATTCCAGCACGACAGCAAGGACCAGCGATCGTGGACATTCTGGTGCATGACATGGCTCGCGGAAGCCTATCGCGTCTGCCGAAACGAAGCGCACCTGGCCTGCTTCGTCGACTGGCGCCAGTTGCCGAGCCTCACCGATGCGATCCAGGCCGCCGGTTTCACCTGGCGCGGCGTCGCCGTATGGGACAAGACCAGCGGCCGCACGCGGCCGCGCATGGGCGGCTTCGCGCAGCAGACCGAATTCCTGGTCTGGGCGACCAAGGGCGCCGTGCGCCGCGCCGACGTGTATCTGCCTGGCGTCTTCTCAGAGCGCCTAGCTCATCCGAAGCGCCATATGACCGAGAAGCCCGCGCAGCTCGCGCGCGACGTCGTGCGCCTGGCGCCGGCCGGCGGCGTCATCCTGGATCCGTTCGCCGGGTCCGGCACGTTCCTCGCCGCAGCGAAGGAAGCCGGTTTGAACTGGATCGGTTGCGAGCTCGAACCGAGCTATCACCAGGTCGCGACTGCGCGCCTGGCCGAGCTGGACACGCTACCTGTCGCGGCATAG
- a CDS encoding Com family DNA-binding transcriptional regulator: MQDIRCGSCNRKLGAGEYVRLTIKCPRCGAMNILRAASPLPAGHRASDTRDSPHATHSLR, from the coding sequence ATGCAGGACATCCGATGCGGAAGCTGTAACCGCAAACTCGGCGCCGGCGAATACGTCCGGCTCACCATCAAATGCCCGCGCTGCGGCGCAATGAATATTCTGAGGGCCGCGAGCCCCTTACCCGCAGGCCACCGAGCCTCCGATACAAGGGACTCGCCCCATGCAACACACTCTCTCCGCTGA
- a CDS encoding tail fiber assembly protein: protein MTNSNTMLHVEQAAFILAKKFPKLARCIDYWVSHPVDEKTLKQTKSAWVPIWYPRDIPQPTPIDLLNWWPEFEAEYERTIDAPERVRKERDALLAEADRLVERAADAGNADREAALRRYRAALRDVPQQAGFPLDVVWPQLPA, encoded by the coding sequence ATGACGAACTCGAACACCATGCTTCACGTCGAGCAAGCGGCGTTCATTCTGGCGAAGAAATTTCCGAAGCTTGCCCGCTGCATCGATTACTGGGTCTCGCACCCGGTTGACGAGAAAACACTGAAGCAAACGAAATCGGCATGGGTGCCGATCTGGTACCCGCGCGACATTCCGCAGCCGACACCGATAGACCTGTTGAACTGGTGGCCGGAATTCGAAGCGGAATACGAACGGACGATTGACGCGCCCGAGCGCGTGCGCAAAGAGCGCGACGCGCTGCTCGCCGAAGCCGATCGGTTGGTCGAGCGCGCGGCGGACGCCGGCAACGCCGATCGCGAAGCCGCCCTTCGACGCTATCGCGCTGCCCTGCGGGACGTACCGCAGCAGGCCGGCTTTCCGCTCGACGTCGTCTGGCCGCAGTTGCCCGCGTAG
- a CDS encoding phage tail protein I, producing the protein MTSPAVSLLPPNATVLERRLAEANADVLDIPVEIDTLMDPDRIPLRFLPWLAWHMGVDTWRDEWPEQVKRARVKSAIRIARKKGTADAVRDVCASFGANVVMREWFEKTPRGVPGTFEIVMTVGARGGVPATAQYVNDIRAEVDRAKRGTAHYTFTQGFSMRGSIGVACGVRAAVYRRLSLTD; encoded by the coding sequence ATGACTAGCCCGGCCGTCTCCCTGCTGCCGCCGAACGCGACCGTGCTCGAGCGGCGCCTGGCCGAGGCCAACGCGGACGTGCTGGACATCCCGGTCGAGATCGACACGCTGATGGATCCGGATCGAATCCCGCTGCGCTTCCTGCCCTGGCTCGCCTGGCACATGGGCGTTGATACCTGGCGCGACGAATGGCCCGAGCAGGTAAAGCGCGCACGCGTGAAATCCGCGATCCGGATCGCCCGCAAAAAGGGCACGGCCGACGCCGTGCGCGACGTGTGCGCGTCATTCGGCGCGAACGTGGTGATGCGCGAGTGGTTCGAGAAAACGCCGCGAGGCGTGCCAGGCACGTTCGAGATCGTGATGACGGTCGGCGCGCGTGGCGGCGTGCCGGCCACCGCGCAATACGTCAACGACATCCGGGCCGAGGTCGATCGCGCGAAGCGCGGCACCGCCCACTACACCTTCACGCAGGGATTCAGCATGCGCGGCTCGATCGGCGTCGCATGTGGCGTGCGCGCAGCTGTTTATCGCCGCCTCTCTCTCACGGATTAA
- a CDS encoding baseplate J/gp47 family protein, whose product MRTTPIDLSQLPAPDIVDELDYETILAEKKARLVSLYPKEQQDEIAATLELESEPMVKLLQEGAYEKMLLLALMNEKARGILLAYAKRSTLEHIGALFDVDRLLISPGDPDQGIDPVYEDDDSLRERIQLAPRGFSVAGPDDAYVFHARAADGRVKAATAYSPSPCVMIVTVLSREGDGTASQELIDIVKKALEKKRPQADEVIVQSAKIVPYAIRATLRFFNGPDRAVALAEAKKKTLQFAESMHRPGSEVTKDGLYASMRVAGVQKVLLDTPAEGVPIAIDQAPYCTGIELTDGGVADD is encoded by the coding sequence ATGAGAACGACGCCGATAGATCTGTCGCAGCTCCCGGCACCGGACATCGTCGACGAACTCGACTATGAAACGATCCTGGCCGAGAAGAAAGCCCGCTTGGTCTCCCTGTACCCGAAGGAACAGCAAGACGAGATCGCGGCCACGCTCGAGCTCGAATCGGAGCCGATGGTGAAGCTGCTGCAGGAAGGCGCGTACGAAAAAATGCTGCTGCTCGCGCTCATGAACGAGAAAGCGCGCGGCATCCTGCTCGCGTACGCGAAGCGCAGCACGCTCGAGCACATCGGCGCCCTCTTCGACGTCGACCGCCTGCTGATCTCGCCGGGCGATCCCGACCAGGGCATCGATCCTGTCTACGAGGACGACGACAGCCTGCGCGAGCGCATCCAGCTCGCGCCGCGCGGTTTCTCAGTCGCTGGCCCCGACGACGCGTACGTGTTCCATGCGCGCGCCGCTGATGGGCGCGTGAAGGCGGCGACCGCGTATAGCCCGTCGCCGTGCGTGATGATCGTCACGGTTCTGTCGCGCGAAGGCGACGGCACCGCGAGCCAGGAACTGATCGACATCGTGAAGAAGGCGCTCGAGAAGAAGCGGCCGCAGGCCGATGAGGTCATCGTGCAGAGCGCGAAGATCGTGCCGTACGCGATCCGCGCGACGCTGCGCTTCTTCAACGGCCCGGACCGCGCCGTCGCGCTCGCGGAAGCGAAGAAGAAGACGCTGCAGTTCGCCGAATCGATGCACCGGCCGGGTTCCGAGGTCACGAAGGACGGCCTGTACGCGTCGATGCGCGTTGCCGGCGTCCAGAAGGTGCTGCTCGACACGCCGGCCGAAGGCGTGCCGATCGCGATCGACCAGGCGCCGTACTGCACGGGTATCGAGCTGACGGACGGTGGGGTGGCCGATGACTAG
- a CDS encoding GPW/gp25 family protein gives MNGMNARTGRAIAGQVHIEQSVADILFTPLGTRVMRREYGSLLPELIDGPVNPLMRMRVMAASVMALARWEPRIQVNQVDFGSTGIDGGAVLELQGERTDGPRAGTAFSMRLPATNGRGAA, from the coding sequence ATGAACGGCATGAACGCACGCACCGGCCGCGCGATCGCCGGCCAGGTCCACATCGAGCAGTCCGTCGCGGACATCCTATTTACGCCGCTCGGCACGCGCGTGATGCGCCGTGAGTACGGTTCGCTGCTGCCCGAGCTGATCGACGGCCCGGTCAATCCCCTGATGCGCATGCGCGTCATGGCGGCGTCCGTGATGGCGCTGGCCCGATGGGAGCCGCGCATCCAGGTCAACCAGGTGGATTTCGGCAGCACCGGCATCGACGGCGGCGCCGTGCTCGAGCTGCAAGGCGAGCGCACGGACGGCCCGCGCGCGGGCACTGCCTTCTCCATGCGCCTGCCGGCGACGAACGGGCGAGGTGCTGCATGA
- a CDS encoding phage baseplate assembly protein V: MDDFADLNRRLESLLREGTVIEVDHGARRVRVESGGLQTDWIRWLAQRTGDSVTWDPPSEGEPGLLFCPSGEPTTGLFLPGVYCDGHDSPSSSPTQHVRVYRDGARVQYDFAAHALTATLPAGATVQVIAPGSVTVETKTATVKAKSVTLDADDTTVTGSLLVKGPLTFESGATGKGGGGTGGGGPVIEIQGSAHFTGTVTADVDVKSRGVSLVEHPHQAQGEFAKTSKPIAGGA; this comes from the coding sequence CCTCCTGCGCGAGGGCACCGTGATCGAAGTCGATCACGGTGCCCGCCGCGTACGCGTGGAATCCGGTGGCCTGCAAACCGACTGGATTCGCTGGCTCGCGCAGCGCACCGGCGACAGCGTCACGTGGGACCCGCCGTCCGAGGGCGAGCCGGGGCTGCTGTTCTGTCCGTCCGGCGAACCGACGACGGGCCTCTTTCTCCCTGGCGTGTACTGCGACGGCCACGACTCGCCCAGCTCGAGCCCGACGCAACACGTGCGCGTCTACCGCGACGGCGCACGCGTCCAGTACGACTTCGCCGCGCACGCACTCACCGCCACGCTTCCGGCCGGCGCCACCGTCCAGGTCATCGCGCCTGGCAGCGTCACGGTCGAAACCAAAACCGCAACCGTCAAGGCGAAATCCGTCACGCTCGACGCCGACGATACGACCGTGACGGGCTCGCTGCTCGTGAAGGGACCGCTCACGTTCGAATCGGGCGCGACCGGCAAGGGCGGGGGCGGCACGGGCGGTGGCGGCCCCGTGATCGAGATTCAGGGCAGCGCGCACTTCACGGGCACCGTGACTGCTGACGTCGACGTGAAGTCGCGAGGCGTCAGCCTGGTAGAGCATCCGCACCAGGCGCAGGGCGAATTCGCCAAGACTTCGAAGCCGATCGCAGGTGGCGCATGA